TTTCTTGCACCGTACCAAGTCCACGGTGGAGAATGCAGCCTTTAAAACAACTGACGTCATTTCATAGGCACCTACACCTAAATAGTGGCGTACACTGAATATCATATATGTTCGTGAACGCCTAAATTTAGATCAACTTCACGCGTAAAACAGCTGATTGCAATcattaaagcaaattttgtttgaatttttggaaatttttgttttgtcggtattatatctaaaaaaataagCCTGGTATTCACAAGACTAAATTCAGCTTTAAAACAGGTTTATTTTGCAGTTCTATGAAGGAATTAAATAGTTAATTGGAATTTGAAAtatattcaattattttttttttttactttctagTACCACAAATGAAAAAGTTCgactgaaaattttaaaagtgcAACACTTTTAGAGGATTAGGTTGCCATTTGCAGCGTTCTGTACCGTAAAAGTGTACCTTTAGTTGAACACTTTTTTCTAGAATCCAAATCACCATTAGACAAGCTCGGATCATCCAAAACTTCCTATAAACAAAGAAATGTCTCATGGAGAATAACTTTGACCGTCCCGGGATTTATCCTTAGAGCGCTGAACACTAACGGTGTGAATGGTTACTGATTATACACTTCCCAAACCCCTGATCCTGTCTGCTACGATAGATTTCTCATTTACCACAATCAAACTCGTGGATCTAAATCCATTCGATTGACTTAATCTCTAAGGTGCTGTCTGGTCCGAAATTTTTACGTTATCGCTAAATTAAATTAGAGCTAGACAACAATCAATCAGACTTTGGTGATATTTGTGATAATTCAGACAAGTTTTCAGCGAAAGCTGTTAAGCCGTCATCTGAAATTTCCCACCTATCACCCCCATATTCCACCAGCTTTAGCTTGTTGTAAACGTAAGTAGAAATCCTTTTAGCATTTTAAGATAACAAGGGCAGGTTTCTGCGGTTACCCCAtccattttcatccaatttaccCATATAATAAATAAACGTTTTGCAGTAGCCACCTTAGTAAGCCATGAAAAATGTCTttcctttataatttttttctcgaACAGTTTCTTACCTTTGCTGTAAATTCTGCTGCATCCGGTGGGCTCTTCAAAGCGATCAAAAATGGTGTACAAGTGCGTCGAACAATGTCCCGGAATTTTAAAGTCAAACCTTTGGGTCGtttaaaatcgaaatatgtgGTAGCATGACAACCAGCCTCAGCCATATAGGGTTTATACAATTTACTGAAACCGCGTCCTATAAATTTTAGTAAGAAAacatacatttaaaaaaataaaatactccaAAGCCATTGACTTCCCACTTACCCAACTGCACCAATTCCAAATCCTCATTCATTATAAAATGCCAAGGAAATGCCTTGCAAAAGGTACTTGAGTTCATTGCTAAATCAGCAGCGTTTGTAGAATTGCTGCGTTGCGTAGGAGCAACTTCATCCGCCTTGGCAACAACACTAGTCTCACGAGCATGACCATCTTTGGCCAAGGAGAAAAGGTAACGATAGCGCCGACTATCACCCTCTACGGGCTCAATTTTAATGTTCACCTGAACTTTGAATAAAATTCTTGTCAAAGCTTTAAGAGAGCCCAATAAAAGCCAGGCTATAACTGGACGTTCAGAAGTGAAAATTAATTCACCATCACCGGCACACACAAACCCGGTGTCACTGGAATCCTCTTCCTGTTATGTAGAGAGAACCTCAGATATCTTAGaatgtttttatgttttatagacatgcttacctcttgGAATTTCAATACATCGTATACGCCATCCAAGGAGCCCAAGAATTCTTGTAACTCGGTACCCAAGCAACGGAATGCTCTTTCTATGATGCCAGTGCAGCATGAAGTTATGAGTTCTTCGCCCAGCAATACCAATATTTCACTGGCACTGGACTCATCCATTTCCAAGAGGATTTCCTGAATGTCAGCCAAGTAATCATAGTTGGGATAGGTCTTCAAAGTTCCCAAATCGATGCGTCTATCAAATCGAAGATACAAATATAAAGATTATTTTATACACTCTCTTATACACTGGCGAAATGTTTTGGAAacaattttgcttttttgttatcGTGACGCAATTGGTAGTACACCGCGCAAAAATTGTGATGGTCCCAAAAACTCATCTTACGTGTTTATATACTGAATGAAAAAACTTTTCACTAAAATAGGTTtcgctaaaataggtttttttttcattaatagtTCTAAGAGCACCGTGGAGCAGAGGTTGCTAATTGTTTGCATTTGGAGAAGTGGTCTCGGAGTTAGCAGGTGCCATATTCGGCCATTTCGCGAATGACAATGGCCGCACAATGGCTTTCTTCAGCGCATTAaagctgatatatttttatgcACACCATCATAAGATGGGGCGGGGGggatattaatctagtcattccgtttatacacaccaccataagAGGGAGGGGGGAGATATGAATCAAGTCAATCCATATGTTACATCTCGAAATACTGATCTGCGACACCATAAAAACtacagtggtacagggtattataacttagttttgtacatttgtttgcaacacccagaaggaagagagataaataccgatcgactcagaataactttctgattcgattaagctatgtccgtccgtctgtctgtctttccatgataatttgtgtacaaactacagatcgcaattttcatccgatcgtcttcaaattttgcgcaaatatgTTTTTTGGtgtagagacgaagtctattgaaaaaatcggtttatatctgtatatagctcccatatatgtgttcgtccgatttgcagtaataatgcaataaaatgatcgtttgtttaccgattctctcgaaatttggcagaaggtattttctcttgactctcgatacgactattaaatttcatggaagtcAGTTCTAGAACCACTTTAAGCGCATTTGTTGatcaatcttgtcaaaattgtgcacaacgcgtTCCTCGATGTCTACCACAAtaactaagaagtttggtcagaATCAGTTCAGAGTTAGATGtagcggcaccgcccgacttttgcctctcCCTATTgggttgttattgttattttcagcaaacttttttctacagggtggctgatgaaagccgctaccaaaaaaaaaatgtaataactttttttctatttaataataataatttaataattaatttaattaattaattaattaatttaattaataataatttaataattaatttaataatttaatttaacatgaataaaagaaaaatgtattccatacaccgaaaaaaaaatgtagcaatattcatcattgtagcaatattcatcagccaccctgtataagtGTAGGCATTAGCAGAGCAATAAAATTGAGGAGAGATTTTTCGCCACCTTCATTCCAAAGGCAGCAGTGCCCATGTGTGGATATGGTGACCATTCCAAAGGCAGCAGTGCCCATGTGTGGATATGGTGACCAGataatttcctttcagtaatattccacaaattatgTAATGTAAttatgtatatgtaaaccacttttcgtcataatccgttgaaaatgcattatttatgctcccatatttcgatgtagctactacatcgaaatatggtccgatttagaccaaactcggcacggtcaTTGAGTGGTTGGTctaataagtagaagtcattgttccattttgtggaacaaaatattgctctttttggtagatgtatccaaatatagaccggtctgatctatatacgacacggatgtcgaagagcctaacataagtcactgcatcAAATAAAAGCGAAATCAGATTTTAAATGAGATcgatcaatatgacagctatatccaaatctgaacccatctgggccaaattgaagatggatatcgaagggcctaacaaaactcactgtcccgaatcgcggtgaaatcgcacaataaatgcgccatttatgggcccaagacctcaaatcgagagatcggtctatatggcagctataaccaaatctggtcctatcaaattgacgatggatgtcgaacggcctaacacaactcactgtcccaaatttcttcgacatcggacaataaatgcgccatttatgggcccaagaccttaaatcgagagattttaCCTATCcaggccaaattgcagcaagatgtcgaagagccttacacaactcactgtcccaatttttgacaaaatcggacaataaatgcgcgttttatgggcccaagaccttaattcgagagatcggtctatatggcagctgaaacgatttgtgccaaattgaagaagaatgtcgagtggcctaacacaatttattgtcccaaatttcagcaaaatcggataataaaagtggattttatgggcctaagaccctaaatcggcggatcggtctatatgggccaatatcaagatatagtccgataaagcccatcttccaacttagcCTGTCTgtggaaaaaaagaatctgtgcaaagtttcggctcaatatctctattttgaaacactgtagagtgatttgaacagactgatggacggctggatcgtcttatatttttactacgattaagaatatgtatgtgtatatgtatgtatgtatatgtatatgttcaatgatttgcaagcgttgctcgttagtaagtctattcatgatgaaatgtcaaagcatactgagcatctttctctttgacaccatgtctgaaatcccacgtgatctgtcaaatactaatgcatgaaaatcctaacctcaaaaaaatcaccctttatattttacagggtcggaaatgaatatttcgatgtattgcaaacggaatcagagaatgaatatacccccatccttcggtagtgggtataaaaagacgtaATTGTTATCGatcggactgaaattttgcacgtagtgttctgttacgacttccaacacttgtgccaagtatgggtgaaatcgggctatatagctgatatattgcACTCCCGACTTGACGTCTGAGCCCCCGAAGCCGAAGTTTTTAtgtaatttggcaaaaattttgcaagttgtgttctgttatgaattcaatcaactgtgccaaatacggttcaaatcggtctataacctgatatggctcccagaTAAATTGATCTCCGCATTTGACTTCGTGGTCTCCTAGAAGCCTGAATTTTtgaccaatttgtctgaaaattgGTAAATTCTACATCCACAGATTCATAAATAGATAAAGGCCCTTAAAacccaataacctgatatgacttcttgagaccatagaagCCAGAATCAAAATAATGCAAATACAAACCGAGTTAACTAGGGTACATTTTTAtcggaatccatggtagtgggtacctaagattcgacccggctgaatttagcacagttgtgcaAGCGGTTCTACTTTTTTTTGGCATACTTTTTTCATCCCCATACTtacaatttagaaatttttggccaatttttgCGGTATTTTAAAATCAGCGCTGTTACAGCAGTATTCAAATCCTCATTCTgaaattaaagcaaaaaacaaaaagcatttaaacaaaattttccaaatattcaTGTATTTTTGCCATTTACCGAAGGTGCAGTCAACAATTGTATGGCCATTTGTAAGTGAGTCAACGTTAGAGCATCACCCGATGGTTCCTCATCTTCCAAGGTCCAATTGCCCGCAGGCTCCGCAACCACGGAAGGTTGACGTGACAATGAGTCGGCTCGACGAAAGTAAGGACAAGCCATGGCTGCAGTTAGGGGCGCCTTCACTCAATGCAAATACAAAGACAGAGGAAGAAGAGCCCTCAAGAGTCTTCTCAAAAAGGCTGGCAAGCAGACAACCGGCACTGGCAATGGTTGCTTaagaaacgaaaaacaaaaaaaaagaaatgagaaaataaATCTTAAGAAATACAATTGCCGGGGCGACAAGGAAGGACAACtactatgatgatgatgataggtAGCTGAAGTGTAATAATGGATGTCGCAATTCTGAGTGGGTAAGGGCAGCCAAGATACCCAAAGCTAATAAGCTGTTTGGTGTCTGCCTGTGTGTGCACACATTTTGTATACATGAGCATGTAAATTTGTCTTTGTATGTATTGGTTCTTTGGTTGTATGCACAATTCGTCCTTTCCTAagggtcgtttttttttttttttgaactgtagaatagtttccatttcatttccaaGTTCAATGTTCAAGAAATTTGCATAACTGCTTAAGGAAATGTCTTCCACCCTTTTAGGAAACCTCGAGCAGGGTCTGCCTT
This Stomoxys calcitrans chromosome 2, idStoCalc2.1, whole genome shotgun sequence DNA region includes the following protein-coding sequences:
- the LOC106080643 gene encoding head-specific guanylate cyclase; this translates as MACPYFRRADSLSRQPSVVAEPAGNWTLEDEEPSGDALTLTHLQMAIQLLTAPSNEDLNTAVTALILKYRKNWPKISKLRIDLGTLKTYPNYDYLADIQEILLEMDESSASEILVLLGEELITSCCTGIIERAFRCLGTELQEFLGSLDGVYDVLKFQEEEDSSDTGFVCAGDGELIFTSERPVIAWLLLGSLKALTRILFKVQVNIKIEPVEGDSRRYRYLFSLAKDGHARETSVVAKADEVAPTQRSNSTNAADLAMNSSTFCKAFPWHFIMNEDLELVQLGRGFSKLYKPYMAEAGCHATTYFDFKRPKGLTLKFRDIVRRTCTPFLIALKSPPDAAEFTAKGLEIKGQMVHCPESNSLLFMGSPFLDGLDGLTCNGLFISDIPLHDATREVILVGEQARAQDGLRRRMDKLKSSIEEANAAVTKERKKNVSLLHLIFPAEIAERLWLGASIDAKTYPDVTILFSDIVGFTSICSRATPFMVISMLESLYKDFDEFCDMFDVYKVETIGDAYCVASGLHRASIYDAHKVAWMALKMIDACSKHITHDGEQIKMRIGLHTGTVLAGVVGRKMPRYCLFGHNVTIANKFESSSEACRINVSPTTREWLIKHPGYEFDLKARDPSLLPKEFHNADNGTCYFMDNYRHFSMDESLPLDEHITAAMKSIQPQLAES